The segment CATTAACAGCGTAAAGCCTACCCCATAACCGATACCTATCCCAAAATTCCATATACATAGAAGTGCGAACGTCACAATGCCAAAAATGGAAAGAATAAAAAGCGGATAGCGAATTGGTCGTTTTCTAAAAGTCCCCATTACAATCATCCCCTTATTCTTTAGTCTTCCCCTTTACAAGTGAACGTACGTCAAAGCCTAAGTCAATAATACCTAATAAGATAATAAAGGAGGATAGCGGAATAGCTAATAAGGTAGCCACCCATTTAACCCCATTCGGCATGCCCTTTTTAGCAATAAAGTAATGGATAAAAGATATCCCCTGTAAAATAAGCAACATCCATAAAACATAAGAAACGTTTAAGACAATAATATCTAGTGTAGAGCCAGCCTCTGGGCGCATAAATAAATTAATACATAAAATAATCATGTAATACCATAAAATAGAGCGTGGTAATCGCATATTTTGAAATGGAGCAAATTTTGGAACGTCTACACCAAGTCGTTTTAAAGCTGGTAAATTTAACGTTATAATAAGAAACGCCACAAAAAATGCTGAAATTGTAATTGTTGCTGGCATTGTTAATTCAATTGTATTAAACATGGCTTCTAATTGTTCAGGTGTAATAGCTACTTGACCTGTAACATTTTTAGCAAATTCATTCGATTGCTCGTAATTTTCACGAACCATCTCTAAGCTCATGCTAATAAAATCAATACCGGCAATTTTGACATATGCCATATAAATAATTGCCATAGAAATTAAATTAGCGATTCCTGTTGATAAAAATAAATAAAGCTTACTTTTCTTTTGATAAATTGCGCTCCCCATTACAATACCTACTAGCCCTAACATAAAGGCAAATGGCAACATCGTAATGCCACTTGTAATCGTTGTTAAAATACAGCCTACTACTGCTACAAGTATTGATGCGGAACGCTTGTAATTTGCGCTATACCAAGCAATTGGTAGTGGAGCAAACAATAAAGCTACTATAAAGATAAATGGTACATATGCAGAAATAAGCATTAAAATTGTAAAAATTGCAACCATCATTGAGCCTTGTACAAGCGCTTTTGTTTGATTATTCGGCATTGAAAACCTTCCTTTTTTCAGTCAAACTTACTACCCTTTATTGTACCATTTTTTATAGCATTGAACAAAACACACTTAGCTTATGAAAAGTAGCTTAAATAATAATAAAAAAACCAGCATACTCCGATAAAAATATCGTCATATGCTGGTATTTAAAGTTGATGTAAGGTCATTACCTTAGCGTCATCAATCTTATTTATCTTCTGCTACGAATGGAAGTAATCCCATGATACGAGATACTTTAATAGCTGAAGTTAATTTACGTTGGTACTTAGCGCTAGTGCCAGTTACGCGACGTGGTAAAATTTTACCGCGCTCAGAGATGAATTTTTTTAATAAATCCACATCTTTATAGTCGATATGCGTAATGTTATTAGCAGTGAAGTAGCAAACTTTACGGCGTTTGCGGCCTCCGCGACGTGGTGCCATAGTGTGTCTCCTCCTTATCTTTTTTTATGATTTAGAAGTATTAGAATGGAAGATCATCCTCAGATACTTCGATTGGCCCTTTGCTATTCGCAAATGGGTCCTCATCTACACGTGTATAATTTTGCTGATTCATTGGTGGTTGATTTTGTTGATACGTATCGCCGCCATAAGAACCTTGTCCTGGCATAGCACCACCAAATTGTTGTTGTGGTTGACCACCACCGTATGGTGATTGGTTATTACCGTAAGTTTGTCCAGCACCGTATTGAGGAGCAGGCGCACCACCACTATTGCGGGGTTCTAAAAACTGTACGCTATCCGCTACAACATCTGTTGTGTATACTCGTTTACCGTCCTGTCCTTCATAGCTGCCTGTTTGGATACGACCTTCAACTCCAATCAAACTTCCTTTTCGCATAAAGTTCGCTAGGCTTTCAGCCTGTTTTCGCCATGCAACACAACTAATGAAATCAGCTTCACGCTCACCCTGTTGGTTTGAGAATGTACGATTGACAGCAACTGTAAATCTTGTAGACGCAATTCCATTTGGTGTATAACGTAGCTCAGGGTCTTTTGTTAGTCTTCCAACTAATACGACACGGTTTATCATCAGAATACAACCTCCTTTTCAGCGTTTTGTTAAAAAATAAATAATTAAGCTTCTTCACGAACTGCAATGTGGCGAATGATGTCTTCGCTGATGTTAGCAAGACGTGTATACTCGTTAATTGCTTCTGAAGGAGCGTTTACTTTTACGATTTGGTAGTAACCTTCGCGGAAGTCTTGAATTTCATAAGCTAGGCGACGTTTGCCCCACTCTTTCGCTTCGATGACTTCTGCACCGTTAGAAGTTAAGATTTCGTTGAAACGTTCAACTAAAGCTTTCTTCGCTTCGTCTTCAATGTTTGGACGTACGATGTACATTAATTCATATTTTCTCATCTGTTTACACCTCCTTATGGACTTAGGCTCTCCTATTAATAAGGGAGCAAGGAGCAAGTAATTAATTATTACTCACATCAATGAATTGTAACATATAGATAGTAGTCTTTCAAGTCGCAAAGTAATAATTCATTTTATATAATGGATAGAAGAAAGGAGAGCATTTATGCTACCAGACAGAGAACCGATTATTATTGAAGTCAATTTAAAAAAATTAATGATGGATAATATTGTGGTAACAGTTGGGCTTGTACTATTATTTACAGCTATTCAATACATTTGCTTGAAGGATTTTTATTTTTCTATTTGGGCGATGATTGGTGGTATAGCATTATTCGCTATTTTATATATTGTTTTTATTGTTCTGCATGAAGCGTTTCATTTAATCGGCTTTATGATTTTTGGGAAGGTGCCTTATAAATCTTTAAACTATGGTATAAATTTAA is part of the Lysinibacillus sp. FSL K6-0232 genome and harbors:
- the ssb gene encoding single-stranded DNA-binding protein, which codes for MINRVVLVGRLTKDPELRYTPNGIASTRFTVAVNRTFSNQQGEREADFISCVAWRKQAESLANFMRKGSLIGVEGRIQTGSYEGQDGKRVYTTDVVADSVQFLEPRNSGGAPAPQYGAGQTYGNNQSPYGGGQPQQQFGGAMPGQGSYGGDTYQQNQPPMNQQNYTRVDEDPFANSKGPIEVSEDDLPF
- a CDS encoding DUF3267 domain-containing protein; this encodes MLPDREPIIIEVNLKKLMMDNIVVTVGLVLLFTAIQYICLKDFYFSIWAMIGGIALFAILYIVFIVLHEAFHLIGFMIFGKVPYKSLNYGINLKLGIAYATTNQPLPNHAMKKALLLPFWTTGVLPTIIGFYCNSTVLILVGAFLIAGAVGDFAMYKELRKYPKDALIQDDPHLPKLYVYLP
- the rpsR gene encoding 30S ribosomal protein S18; protein product: MAPRRGGRKRRKVCYFTANNITHIDYKDVDLLKKFISERGKILPRRVTGTSAKYQRKLTSAIKVSRIMGLLPFVAEDK
- the rpsF gene encoding 30S ribosomal protein S6; translated protein: MRKYELMYIVRPNIEDEAKKALVERFNEILTSNGAEVIEAKEWGKRRLAYEIQDFREGYYQIVKVNAPSEAINEYTRLANISEDIIRHIAVREEA
- a CDS encoding YybS family protein, which gives rise to MPNNQTKALVQGSMMVAIFTILMLISAYVPFIFIVALLFAPLPIAWYSANYKRSASILVAVVGCILTTITSGITMLPFAFMLGLVGIVMGSAIYQKKSKLYLFLSTGIANLISMAIIYMAYVKIAGIDFISMSLEMVRENYEQSNEFAKNVTGQVAITPEQLEAMFNTIELTMPATITISAFFVAFLIITLNLPALKRLGVDVPKFAPFQNMRLPRSILWYYMIILCINLFMRPEAGSTLDIIVLNVSYVLWMLLILQGISFIHYFIAKKGMPNGVKWVATLLAIPLSSFIILLGIIDLGFDVRSLVKGKTKE